The Channa argus isolate prfri chromosome 14, Channa argus male v1.0, whole genome shotgun sequence genome includes a window with the following:
- the LOC137098256 gene encoding zinc finger protein 260-like, with product MSSVQYLRQFVTERLTAAAEEILGVFGKTIVEYEEEIDRQRRLLDIVWKPQIKLQRIEIPQQHVCTKEEVLTDQQLCNQETNSSVDQEDPEPPHIKEEREVLCSIQEGEQLVLTQEMDTFKLTPTTTYYSNNVDGSPMSETVKEQIDCQHRLLDIVWNPRIKLHRIGQNLCMAEEVLTDQQFCNNEGNSRLDQEEPQPPKIKEEQEQLCRNLEGEQLLMKLETDTIMLTPTDEESDHSQPQPNNNHQLLSHSSPVADSQDHKESQASLGLSKLKKRHHRSNVDNSSMSDVHLNTQTCKMSFKCDTCGKAFRYKSQLNRHLRIHAGKKKEHKLKRHLPNHTGEKPYVCTSCGKQFKQKALLTDHFKVHTDEAEICSTCGKRFSRKASLIEHVRLHTGERPCICKTCGKGFRTSSGLFIHSRIHTGERPYICNTCGKDFISRSALVVHMRIHTGERPYLCKTCGKRFNDCSNYKTHMRSHIGEKPYACKTCGKTFVSKSGLSTHMKIHTGEKPHVCNTCGKRFLLKSTLHIHLRRHTGEKPYLCNTCGRRFTNKDTFKYHIRVHTGERPFPCQTCNKSFRCMQSLTNHMRIHTGEKPYVCHTCGKRFSLSSTLRTHLKTHTR from the exons ATGTCCTCAGTTCAGTATCTGAGACAGTTTGTCACCGAGCGACTAACTGCTGCTGCCGAAGAAATATTGGGAGTTTTTGGAAAAACTATCGTCGAGTACGAAGAAGAGATCGATCGTCAGCGCAGATTGTTGGACATCGTTTGGAAACCGCAGATCAAACTACAGAGGATCG AGATCCCACAGCAACATGTCTGTACGAAGGAGGAGGTTCTCACTGACCAGCAGCTCTGTAACCAGGAGACAAACTCCAGTGTGGACCAAGAGGACCCAGAACCTCCACATATTAAAGAGGAACGAGAGGTACTCTGCAGCATTCAGGAGGGAGAGCAGCTGGTCCTGACCCAGGAGATGGATACCTTTAAGTTGACTCCTACTACTACTTACTACAGCAACAATGTAGACGGCTCTCCCATGTCAGAGACTGTCAAGGAACAGATCGATTGTCAACACAGACTGCTAGATATTGTTTGGAATCCCAGAATTAAGCTACACAGGATAG GGCAAAATCTCTGTATGGCAGAGGAGGTTCTCACAGACCAGCAGTTCTGTAACAACGAGGGGAATTCCAGGCTGGATCAGGAGGAACCACAGCCTCCAAAGATTAAAGAGGAACAGGAGCAACTCTGCAGAAATCTGGAGGGAGAACAGTTGCTAATGAAGCTGGAGACTGATACCATTATGTTGACTCCGACTGATGAAGAAAGTGACCACAGTCAACCACAACCAAACAATAATCATCAGCTCCTCTCTCACAGCTCTCCAGTAGCTGACAGCCAAGACCATAAAGAAAGCCAAGCTAGCTTGGGATTGTCAAAGCTGAAAAAGAGGCATCACAGAAGCAATGTGGACAATTCATCCATGTCAGATGTTCACCTTAATACTCAGacatgtaaaatgtcttttaaatgtgacactTGTGGCAAAGCCTTTAGGTATAAGTCCCAGTTGAATAGACATCTGAGAATCCATGCtggtaaaaagaaagaacacaaGTTAAAAAGACATCTACCAAATCACACAGGTGAGAAGCCATATGTTTGCACCAGCTGTGGGAAGCAATTCAAGCAGAAAGCTTTACTGACTGATCATTTTAAAGTTCACACAGATGAGGCTGAGATTTGCAGTACATGTGGGAAAAGATTTAGTAGAAAGGCGTCTTTAATAGAGCATGTAAGACTACACACAGGTGAGAGGCCATGTATTTGCAAGACATGTGGGAAAGGTTTCAGAACTTCTTCAGGCTTGTTTATCCACTCGAGAATCCACACAGGTGAGAGGCCATATATTTGCAACACATGTGGGAAAGATTTTATAAGTAGGTCAGCCTTGGTGGTCCATATGAGAATCCACACAGGTGAGAGGCCATATCTTTGCAAGACCTGCGGGAAAAGATTTAATGATTGCTCAAATTATAAAACCCACATGAGATCCCACATAGGTGAAAAGCCGTACGCTTGTAAGACCTGCgggaaaacatttgtttctaaaTCAGGTTTGTCAACGCACATGAAAATCCACACAGGAGAGAAGCCGCACGTTTGCAACACCTGTGGAAAAAGATTCCTTCTCAAATCAACATTACATATTCATTTAAGAAGACACACAGGTGAGAAGCCTTACCTTTGCAACACATGTGGGAGGAGATTTACTAACAAGGATACGTTCAAATACCACATTAGAGTCCACACAGGTGAGAGGCCGTTCCCTTGCCAGACATGCAACAAAAGCTTTAGGTGTATGCAATCGTTGACAAACCATATGAGAATCCACACAGGTGAGAAACCTTATGTTTGCCACACTTGTGGGAAAAGATTCAGTCTGAGTTCAACATTGAGAACTCATTTGAAAACACATACTAGATGA